The Mycobacterium sp. EPa45 genomic interval CACCTGGTTGCCGGACCTGGCTGCCGGCCGCCTCGCGGCAACCACCGCGCTGTGGAATCCGAACGACGCGTCCGACGTCACCGCCACCATGCGGGCCGATCAGGACCGCGAGGGCACCTGGCGGCTCACCGGCACAGCCGATTTCGTCAACGATGCCGACACCGCCGACATCGTCGTCGTGTCCGGATTCGACCGGTCGGGCAATACCGTGGGATTCGTCGTCCGGTTGCGCAACGACGGTGTGACGCTGCGGCCGCTGGCGCTGATGGGCGGCCACCACGTCTCGGTGCTGCGCTTCGACGATGTGCCGGTCGATGACGTCCTCAACGACGGTGCCGCCCTTGGTCGCGACGACCTGCGACGGACCGCCAACGCGGCGGTGGCGTTGACGGCACTTGATCTGGTTGGTGTCGGCGAGGCGGTGCTCGAGCGCACCGTGCGCTACACCACCATGCGCCACCAGTTCGGCCGGCCGATCGCCTCGTTCCAGGCTGCCCAGCACATCGTGGCGGACATGCACATCGCACTGGCGGCGGCGCGACTGGCCGCGCAGTCGGCGGTGTTCGCGATCGCGGCCGGACGCCCTGCCGTCCGGGAGACCGCGATCGCCCGAATTCAGTCCGCCACCGCGGCCAAGTGGGCCACCCTCGACGCCCACCAATTGCACGGCGGGATGGGGTACGTCGTGGAGACCGACCTCTACCTCTGGTCGGAGCGGGCAAGGGTGCTCTCGACCCTGGGCGGGGGAGCCGACATCGCGGCCGCCTGGCTCGACGAGGACGACGTCAGCCGTGCGGCGGTGGGTGACCGGTTACGGCGCAAGGACGGCCGGTGACGGACAGCCTGATCGACGCGGAGACCGCCGCACGGGTCGGTACCGTGGCGGCGACCGCCAGGGGTGAGGTGATTCGCCGGGACTGGCAGCGCTGGGCTGCCGCAGTCGGCGACGACAACCCGCTGTGGTTTGACCCGGATTACGCTCGCGCCAACGGCTACCGCGACGTCATCTGCCCGCCGCTGTATCTGCAGTACGCCATCCTCGGGGTGAGCTCGCTGTCGAGTCTGCGGCCCGACGGTTCGTCGGGAACCGTGTCCGGCAGCCTGGCCTTCCCGAAGGCGCCGCGGCGAATGGCCGGTGGTGAGAGCACCACCTTCCATCTGCCCAGCTATCACCGCGACGAGATCGAGATGGTCCGCACCATCGCCTCCGTCGTCGAAAAAGAGGGCCGCTCAGGCCGATTCGTACTGGTCACCTGGCACACCGTGTATCGCAACCAACACGGTGAGCTGGTCGCCGAGGCTTCCACGTCGATGATCGCCCGCCCATGACCGAGCTGTTCTACGACGATGTCGAACCCGGAGATCGGTTGCCGGAGTTGACTGTCACCGTCGACGAGACGCAGATGTTCTTTTTCAGCGCGGCGACCTACAACGGTCATCGCATTCACTACGACAAGCAGTGGGCCCGGGACAAAGAGGGTTACGACGACGTCCTCGTGCAGGGCCCGCTGCAGGCGGCCCTGCTGGCCCGTGCGATCACCGACTGGATCGGCGGCCGCGGCCGGCTGGTGAACTATTCGGTACAGAACCGCGGCGTGGCGTTCCCCGGTCAGCCGCTGACGTTCGGCGGCACCGTCACCGCGAAGCGGCTCGACGGCGGCCGGGCTCTGGTCGACCTGGACATCGCCGGACGCCGCGATGCCGACATCCTGATGCCCGGCACCGCGACCGTGGAACTGCCTCGGCGGCAGGAGGTTTCCTGATGCAGCTTGCCGGGGAGGCGGCGATCGTCGGGATCGCCGAACTGCCCGCCGAGCGCAAGCCGACCCGACCGGAGTTGTTCACCCTCGACCAGTACGCCGCGCTGACCAAGATGGTGCTCGACGACGCCGGGCTGGACGCCGGCGGCGTCAACGGGCTGATCTCGCACGGCCTGGCCGAATCGGACATGTTCGTCCCGGCCACCCTGTCCGAATACCTGGGTCTGCCAATCGATTTCGGTGAGCGGGTGGATCTGGGCGGGGCGACCTCGGCGGCCATGGTGTGGCGTGCGGCGGTCGCGGTCGAACTCGGGCTGTGTGATGCGGTGCTCGCCGTGCTGCCAGGCTCGCGGGCTCTGCCGCGCTCAGCGCGCCGCGAGCCGATCGCGCCGAGTTGGTATGGGGCGTCGAGCAACAACTACGGCTCGCCGCAGGCCGAGTATGAGATCCCGTACGGCAACGTCGGGCAGAACGCCCCGTTCGCCCAGATCGCCCAACGCTACGCCGCGCAGTACGGCTATGACCCGACGGCGCTGGCCAAGATCGCCGTCGACCAGCGGACCAACGCCTGCGCGCATCCCGGCGCGGTGTTCCACGGCACACCGCTGACCGAGGCCGACGTCCTCGGCAGCCCGATGATCTCGGATCCGATCCATATGCTCGAAACCGTCATGCCTGTGCACGGTGGCACGGGGGTCCTGGTCGCCAATGCGGACCTGGCCCGCAAGAGCCGTCATCGGCCGGTGTGGATCAAGGGATTCGGTGAGCACATCGCGTTCAAGACCACGACGTACGCGCAGGACCCGATGATCACCCCGATCGCTCGCTCGGCAGCGCGCGCCTTCGCCATGGCAGGACTGAGCCCGGCCGATGTCGACGTGGCCTCGATCTACGACTGCTACACGATCACGGTGCTGATGACGCTGGAGGACGCCGGATTCTGCCCGAAGGGCCACGGCATGACCTGGATCAAGGAGCGGGACCTCACCTTCCGCGGTGACTTCCCGCTCAACACCGCTGGCGGCCAGCTGTCGTACGGGCAGGCCGGGATGTCCGGCGGCATGCATCATGTCGTCGACGCCGCCCGGCAGCTGATGGGACGCTCGGCGGCCGCCCAGGTCGCGGATGCGAACATCGCGTTCGTCGCCGGGACCGGGGGGATCATGAGCGAGCAGGTGGCCCTGGTGCTGGGAGGCGACTGATGATCCCGGTACCCGAACCGACCCCGGTGTCCCGGCCGTTCTGGGATGCGCTGGCCGAACACCGGATCATGATCCAGTACTCGCCGTCGGCGGGCCGCTACGTATTCTACCCGCGAACGCTCGCGCCGGGCACGCTCGCCGACGACCTGGAATGGCGCGAGATCGACGGAGCGGCAACACTTTATACCTACACAGTGGCGCGCCGACCGACCGGACCGCCGTGGGCCGATTCGCTGCCGCAGCTGCCCGCCGTGGTGCAGTGGGATGTCGGTCCGCGGTTCTCCACCGAGCTGGTCGATGTCGCCCCGGACGACGTCCGGATCGGGATGCGCGTCAGCCCGGTGTTCTGCGACCTCCCCGACACCGGGATGACCCTGCTGCGCTACCGTCCGGCCGACGCATGATCGACACCGTCCAGAAGCTGTTGCGCACCCGGATCGACGACGATTCGCTCGCGGTGATCTCACCCGAGCGCACCTGGACGTGGCGCGAGTACCTGGCCGGAGCGACCGCGGAAGCCTCCGCATTGCTCGCTCTGATGGACCCGGCGCGGCCGCTGCATGCCGGTGCGCTGATGACGAATTCGC includes:
- a CDS encoding acyl-CoA dehydrogenase family protein; this encodes MKLVASQDERDLAASLRGLLGAGRSDLWGDLAAAGVMGLGLPEIYGGSGGSLSDLGVFAREAGRALCPMRVHSTAIAAHALRILGGEKSCITWLPDLAAGRLAATTALWNPNDASDVTATMRADQDREGTWRLTGTADFVNDADTADIVVVSGFDRSGNTVGFVVRLRNDGVTLRPLALMGGHHVSVLRFDDVPVDDVLNDGAALGRDDLRRTANAAVALTALDLVGVGEAVLERTVRYTTMRHQFGRPIASFQAAQHIVADMHIALAAARLAAQSAVFAIAAGRPAVRETAIARIQSATAAKWATLDAHQLHGGMGYVVETDLYLWSERARVLSTLGGGADIAAAWLDEDDVSRAAVGDRLRRKDGR
- a CDS encoding MaoC family dehydratase N-terminal domain-containing protein, with amino-acid sequence MTDSLIDAETAARVGTVAATARGEVIRRDWQRWAAAVGDDNPLWFDPDYARANGYRDVICPPLYLQYAILGVSSLSSLRPDGSSGTVSGSLAFPKAPRRMAGGESTTFHLPSYHRDEIEMVRTIASVVEKEGRSGRFVLVTWHTVYRNQHGELVAEASTSMIARP
- a CDS encoding MaoC family dehydratase, with the translated sequence MTELFYDDVEPGDRLPELTVTVDETQMFFFSAATYNGHRIHYDKQWARDKEGYDDVLVQGPLQAALLARAITDWIGGRGRLVNYSVQNRGVAFPGQPLTFGGTVTAKRLDGGRALVDLDIAGRRDADILMPGTATVELPRRQEVS
- a CDS encoding thiolase family protein produces the protein MMQLAGEAAIVGIAELPAERKPTRPELFTLDQYAALTKMVLDDAGLDAGGVNGLISHGLAESDMFVPATLSEYLGLPIDFGERVDLGGATSAAMVWRAAVAVELGLCDAVLAVLPGSRALPRSARREPIAPSWYGASSNNYGSPQAEYEIPYGNVGQNAPFAQIAQRYAAQYGYDPTALAKIAVDQRTNACAHPGAVFHGTPLTEADVLGSPMISDPIHMLETVMPVHGGTGVLVANADLARKSRHRPVWIKGFGEHIAFKTTTYAQDPMITPIARSAARAFAMAGLSPADVDVASIYDCYTITVLMTLEDAGFCPKGHGMTWIKERDLTFRGDFPLNTAGGQLSYGQAGMSGGMHHVVDAARQLMGRSAAAQVADANIAFVAGTGGIMSEQVALVLGGD
- a CDS encoding Zn-ribbon domain-containing OB-fold protein — encoded protein: MIPVPEPTPVSRPFWDALAEHRIMIQYSPSAGRYVFYPRTLAPGTLADDLEWREIDGAATLYTYTVARRPTGPPWADSLPQLPAVVQWDVGPRFSTELVDVAPDDVRIGMRVSPVFCDLPDTGMTLLRYRPADA